A DNA window from Massilia putida contains the following coding sequences:
- a CDS encoding lysylphosphatidylglycerol synthase domain-containing protein produces the protein MNGARRLGWLAAAAGLALLAALIDTEGWAGIAAAVERAGWALLLIVPARVVTQALDTRAWRLLLDPFDPGRAAGPVFLLWVAFVREGVNRLLPVANIGGEVVGVRLARRRIPDAAGVAGVAASVVVEVLLTIVVLYVFCGLGAVLMLRLAAGPGQVGIVVAALLLSLPLPLLAWWWLARGTPFARVERWTRRLPGAQHLPDGARIDAAIRCLFAQPGLLARAALWSLLSYVLGTFETWYVLALLGHPVGVQAALAIEALTQAVRHAGFMVPAGLGVQEAAVLLFGQLAGVGGDVALALALVKRMREIVTGVPALVSWQWAELRRPRPPLKVRDYEPPGI, from the coding sequence ATGAACGGCGCCCGCAGGCTGGGCTGGCTGGCAGCGGCCGCCGGACTCGCGCTGCTTGCCGCGCTCATCGACACCGAAGGCTGGGCGGGCATCGCGGCTGCCGTCGAGCGTGCCGGGTGGGCGCTGCTGCTGATCGTGCCGGCGCGCGTCGTCACGCAGGCGCTCGACACCCGCGCGTGGCGGCTGCTGCTCGATCCGTTCGACCCCGGCCGCGCGGCCGGCCCCGTGTTCCTGCTGTGGGTCGCGTTCGTGCGCGAGGGCGTCAACCGCCTGCTGCCGGTGGCGAACATCGGTGGCGAGGTGGTCGGGGTGCGGCTCGCGCGGCGCCGGATTCCGGACGCGGCGGGCGTGGCGGGCGTGGCGGCCAGCGTCGTCGTCGAAGTGCTGTTGACGATCGTCGTGCTGTACGTGTTCTGCGGTCTCGGCGCCGTGCTGATGTTGCGGCTTGCCGCGGGCCCGGGCCAGGTCGGGATCGTTGTGGCCGCGTTGCTGCTCTCCCTGCCGCTGCCGCTCCTCGCGTGGTGGTGGCTGGCGCGGGGCACGCCGTTCGCACGGGTCGAACGGTGGACGCGGCGCCTGCCCGGCGCGCAACACCTCCCCGACGGCGCGCGGATCGATGCCGCGATCCGGTGTCTGTTCGCACAACCCGGTCTTCTCGCACGCGCGGCGCTGTGGTCGCTGCTGTCGTACGTGCTGGGCACGTTCGAGACGTGGTATGTGCTGGCCCTGCTCGGCCATCCGGTCGGCGTGCAGGCCGCGCTCGCCATCGAGGCGTTGACCCAGGCCGTGCGCCACGCCGGCTTCATGGTGCCCGCCGGCCTGGGCGTGCAGGAAGCGGCCGTGCTGCTGTTCGGCCAGCTGGCCGGCGTCGGCGGCGACGTGGCGCTGGCGCTGGCGCTCGTCAAGCGGATGCGCGAGATCGTCACCGGCGTGCCGGCCCTCGTCTCGTGGCAATGGGCCGAACTGCGCCGCCCGCGGCCTCCGCTCAAGGTCCGCGATTATGAGCCGCCAGGTATTTGA
- the hpnJ gene encoding hopanoid biosynthesis associated radical SAM protein HpnJ, whose translation MTTTLLKTLFLQAPSFDGFDGGAGSRYQAKREIRSFWYPTWLAQPAALVPGSRLLDAPADGLTVAQTLDIARDYELVIIHTSTPSFPGDVRFAGLLKETHPRIRIGMVGAKVAVDPDGSLQASAAIDFVAREEFDYTCRDIAEGRPLADIDGVSWRDHGGAIRHNPPRAIIEDMDALPFVAPVYRRDLNIRNYFIGYLNYPYVSLYTGRGCRSRCTFCLWPQTVGGHRYRTRSAENVLAEVSWIKENMPEVKEIMFDDDTFTDFRPRAEEIARGLGKLGVTWSCNAKANVPYSTLKVMKENGLRLLLVGYESGDDQILLNIKKGLRTDIARRFAADCRALGITVHGTFILGLPGETRETIAKSIEFAKEINPHTIQVSLAAPYPGTRLYEQALENDWIPPHKTIHLVDGSGMQLAALSYPHLSRDEIYHGVEQFYRSFYFRPSKIWEIVSEMLRSWDMTRRRLREGVEFFHFLRAHGASHS comes from the coding sequence GACCCTACTCAAGACCCTGTTTCTGCAGGCGCCCTCGTTCGACGGCTTCGACGGCGGTGCCGGCTCGCGCTACCAGGCGAAGCGTGAGATCCGATCGTTCTGGTATCCGACGTGGCTGGCCCAGCCGGCGGCCCTCGTGCCCGGCAGCCGGCTGCTCGACGCCCCCGCGGACGGCCTCACCGTCGCGCAGACGCTCGACATCGCACGGGATTACGAGCTCGTGATCATCCACACGAGCACACCGTCGTTTCCCGGCGACGTGCGCTTCGCCGGGTTGCTGAAGGAGACGCATCCCCGGATACGCATCGGCATGGTGGGTGCGAAGGTCGCGGTCGATCCGGACGGGTCGCTGCAGGCCTCCGCCGCCATCGATTTCGTCGCGCGCGAAGAATTCGACTACACCTGCCGCGACATCGCGGAAGGCCGGCCGCTGGCGGACATCGACGGCGTCAGCTGGCGCGACCATGGCGGTGCCATCCGCCACAATCCGCCGCGCGCCATCATCGAAGACATGGACGCGCTGCCGTTCGTGGCGCCCGTCTACCGGCGCGACCTGAACATCCGCAACTACTTCATCGGCTACCTGAATTATCCGTACGTCTCGCTGTACACGGGGCGCGGGTGCCGCTCGCGCTGCACGTTCTGCCTGTGGCCGCAGACGGTCGGCGGCCACCGCTACCGCACCCGCTCGGCGGAAAACGTGCTGGCCGAGGTCAGCTGGATCAAGGAAAACATGCCGGAAGTGAAGGAAATCATGTTCGACGACGACACGTTCACGGACTTCCGCCCCCGCGCCGAAGAGATCGCGCGGGGCCTGGGCAAGCTGGGCGTGACGTGGTCGTGCAATGCCAAGGCGAACGTGCCCTACTCGACGCTCAAAGTGATGAAGGAAAACGGTCTGCGACTGCTGCTCGTCGGGTATGAGTCCGGCGACGACCAGATCCTCCTGAACATCAAGAAGGGCTTGCGGACGGACATCGCGCGCCGCTTCGCCGCCGACTGCCGCGCGCTCGGCATCACGGTGCACGGCACCTTCATCCTCGGCCTGCCCGGCGAAACGCGCGAGACGATCGCGAAATCCATAGAATTCGCCAAGGAAATCAATCCGCACACGATCCAGGTCTCGCTGGCCGCCCCGTATCCAGGCACCCGGCTGTACGAACAGGCGCTGGAAAACGACTGGATCCCGCCGCACAAGACCATCCACCTCGTCGACGGGAGCGGCATGCAACTGGCGGCCCTCAGCTATCCGCACCTGTCGCGCGACGAGATCTACCATGGCGTGGAACAGTTTTATCGGAGCTTTTACTTCCGCCCATCGAAGATCTGGGAAATCGTCAGCGAGATGCTGCGCAGCTGGGACATGACCCGCCGCCGCCTGCGCGAAGGTGTCGAATTCTTCCACTTCCTGCGCGCCCACGGCGCGTCGCATTCATGA
- a CDS encoding MMPL family transporter, translating into MTNPIARLVHLSCRHPWAVVGAFALLVLASGLYVARHFAINTDVGQLIDAQTPWARRDAAIAAAFPNRGDTTLAVVRAPAPEFAAQAARELADRLRRRPALFRTVDLGPGDDFFRRAGLLYLDAPDVAALAQRLADARPLLDALAHDPSLRGLANLLSVTLGTPLLTGQVTLAHMAPLLAQSAATVEAVLAGRPAALSWQRLVTTPAAATEAGLVEVRPVLDYNALLPGAASSDAIRAAAADLRLAERHGAHVALTGAVPLSDDEFASLQEGSPLVGAIPVAIVLVLLWRALRSTPLVLALCATMLGGLALTAALGLMMVGALNLISIAFAILFVGLGIDFGIQFGMRFRELRRIRPGTGPALLATARALALPLTLAATATAFGFLAFLPTAYRGVAELGQIAGVGILCVALPACVTVLPALIRLADPPPGTVAPGYPWLAGVDNALQTHRKTVLAATLALVIGGIPLLWRLTFDFDPLHLKNPGSESMATLTSLAQGTDIGLDNVQVLAPSLAQAAALAVRLERLPDVAHALTAASLVPDRQPEKLAAIAAAAVRLDPALDRPPAAPAPDPQRVAALRTAALSLHNAALDHPGPGADAAARLAQALTALARAGPATRDRADHALAGPLRLALDGLRLALHPAPVTLATLPAPLRRNWIAPDGRALVDVSPKRPAGTGFGDDSRLGRFADAVLRVAPDATGGPISVRHAADLIIAAFVQAALLAVGTIALLLWIAFRRVGDVLLTMVPLLVSSLATLEACVLLGIHLNFANIIALPLLLGVGVAFKIYYIMAWRAGQPARLEHPLTQAIVLSAATTGTAFGSLWLSHHPGTASMGKLLVLALVCTLIGAVFFQPVLLGQPRPPAPSS; encoded by the coding sequence ATGACCAACCCGATCGCCAGGCTCGTTCACCTGTCGTGCCGCCATCCGTGGGCGGTGGTCGGGGCCTTTGCACTGTTGGTGCTTGCCTCTGGGCTCTATGTCGCACGCCATTTCGCGATCAATACGGATGTCGGACAGTTGATCGACGCACAAACGCCATGGGCCCGCCGCGACGCCGCCATCGCCGCCGCGTTCCCGAACCGGGGCGACACGACCCTGGCCGTCGTGCGCGCCCCGGCGCCCGAGTTCGCGGCCCAGGCGGCGCGCGAACTGGCCGACCGCCTGCGCCGCCGGCCCGCCCTGTTCCGCACGGTCGATCTCGGCCCCGGCGACGACTTCTTCCGCCGCGCGGGCCTGCTCTACCTCGACGCGCCGGACGTGGCCGCGCTGGCGCAACGGCTCGCCGACGCCCGCCCGCTGCTGGACGCCCTCGCGCACGACCCGTCGCTGCGCGGCCTGGCGAACCTGCTGTCGGTCACGCTGGGCACGCCGCTGCTCACCGGCCAGGTCACGCTCGCGCACATGGCGCCGCTGCTGGCGCAGAGCGCCGCCACCGTCGAGGCGGTGCTTGCCGGGCGGCCCGCCGCGCTGTCCTGGCAGCGTCTCGTGACGACACCGGCGGCCGCCACGGAGGCCGGCCTGGTGGAAGTCAGGCCCGTGCTCGACTACAACGCCCTGCTGCCGGGCGCCGCGTCCAGCGACGCGATCCGCGCGGCCGCCGCCGACCTGCGCCTGGCCGAGCGCCACGGGGCGCACGTGGCGCTGACGGGGGCCGTGCCGCTGTCCGACGACGAATTCGCGTCGCTGCAGGAAGGCTCGCCGCTGGTCGGGGCCATCCCCGTCGCGATCGTGCTCGTGCTGCTGTGGCGCGCGCTGCGCTCGACACCGCTCGTGCTGGCGCTGTGCGCGACGATGCTGGGCGGTCTCGCGCTGACGGCGGCGCTGGGCCTCATGATGGTGGGCGCGCTGAACCTGATCTCCATCGCGTTCGCCATCCTGTTCGTCGGGCTGGGCATCGACTTCGGCATCCAGTTCGGCATGCGCTTCCGCGAATTGCGGCGCATCCGGCCCGGCACGGGCCCCGCGCTGCTGGCGACGGCGCGCGCGCTCGCGCTGCCGCTCACGCTCGCGGCGACGGCCACCGCGTTCGGCTTCCTCGCATTCCTGCCGACGGCTTACCGCGGCGTGGCAGAGCTGGGACAGATCGCGGGGGTCGGCATCCTGTGCGTCGCCCTGCCCGCCTGCGTGACCGTGCTGCCCGCCCTGATCCGCCTCGCCGATCCGCCGCCGGGCACGGTCGCGCCCGGTTATCCGTGGCTGGCGGGCGTGGACAACGCGCTGCAGACCCATCGCAAGACCGTGCTCGCGGCCACGCTGGCCCTCGTCATCGGCGGCATCCCCCTGCTGTGGCGCCTGACATTCGACTTCGATCCGCTGCACCTGAAGAATCCCGGCAGTGAATCGATGGCGACGCTGACCTCCCTCGCGCAGGGCACCGACATCGGTCTCGACAACGTGCAGGTGCTCGCCCCGTCGCTCGCGCAGGCGGCGGCGCTGGCCGTGCGCCTGGAGCGCCTGCCCGACGTGGCCCATGCGCTGACGGCGGCGAGCCTCGTGCCCGACCGGCAGCCGGAAAAACTGGCCGCCATCGCCGCCGCCGCCGTCCGCCTCGATCCGGCGCTCGACCGGCCGCCGGCCGCGCCGGCGCCCGACCCGCAGCGTGTCGCGGCGCTGCGGACGGCCGCGCTGTCGCTGCACAATGCCGCACTCGACCATCCGGGCCCGGGCGCGGACGCCGCCGCGCGGCTCGCGCAAGCGCTGACCGCATTGGCGCGCGCCGGCCCGGCCACCCGCGACCGCGCCGACCACGCGCTCGCGGGGCCGCTGCGGCTGGCGCTGGACGGCTTGCGCCTTGCGCTGCACCCGGCACCGGTGACGCTCGCGACCTTGCCCGCGCCGCTGCGCCGCAACTGGATCGCACCCGACGGCCGCGCGCTCGTCGACGTGAGTCCCAAACGCCCCGCCGGGACGGGATTCGGCGACGACAGCCGGCTGGGGCGCTTCGCCGACGCCGTGCTGCGCGTCGCGCCGGACGCCACCGGTGGCCCGATCTCCGTGCGCCATGCGGCCGACCTGATCATCGCGGCCTTCGTGCAGGCGGCACTGCTCGCCGTCGGAACGATCGCGCTGCTGTTGTGGATCGCGTTCCGGCGCGTCGGCGACGTGCTGCTGACGATGGTGCCGCTGCTCGTGTCGAGCCTCGCCACGCTCGAGGCGTGCGTGCTGCTGGGCATCCACCTGAATTTCGCGAACATCATCGCGTTGCCGCTGCTGCTGGGCGTCGGCGTGGCCTTCAAGATTTATTACATCATGGCCTGGCGCGCCGGCCAGCCGGCCCGGCTGGAACATCCGCTCACGCAAGCCATCGTCCTCAGCGCGGCGACCACGGGCACCGCGTTCGGCAGCCTGTGGCTGTCGCACCACCCCGGCACCGCCAGCATGGGCAAGCTGCTGGTGCTGGCGCTCGTCTGCACCCTGATCGGCGCCGTGTTCTTCCAGCCCGTCCTGCTGGGGCAGCCCCGCCCGCCGGCCCCTTCTTCCTGA
- a CDS encoding MlaA family lipoprotein — MPRLMSCLPLVLLCGCATGPQRDPADPLEPLNRATFRFNDTLDRHIAQPVARTYNRVVPRPVRTGVDNFFSNLGDVTVMVNDFAQLRLMDGMNDLMRVAVNSTLGLLGVLDIATPAGIAKRDQDFGLTLGHYGVPAGPYLVLPLFGPSTFRDATGFGVDQYAAPANWTRPAARNTLWGVDFVSTRARYLNATNLLEQAALDRYLFVRDAYLGRRRALLDQGKEAPLPDYGKDDGNTGK, encoded by the coding sequence ATGCCACGCTTAATGTCATGCCTGCCCCTCGTGCTGTTGTGCGGCTGCGCCACCGGCCCGCAACGCGATCCGGCCGATCCGCTGGAACCGCTCAACCGCGCCACGTTCCGCTTCAACGACACGCTCGACCGCCACATCGCCCAACCGGTCGCGCGCACGTACAACCGCGTCGTGCCGCGACCCGTCCGCACCGGCGTGGACAACTTCTTTTCGAACTTGGGTGACGTCACCGTGATGGTCAACGATTTCGCCCAGCTGCGCCTGATGGACGGCATGAACGACCTGATGCGCGTGGCCGTCAACAGCACGCTCGGCCTGCTGGGCGTGCTCGACATCGCCACGCCGGCCGGCATCGCCAAGCGCGACCAGGACTTCGGCCTCACGCTGGGGCACTACGGCGTGCCCGCCGGCCCGTACCTCGTGCTGCCGCTGTTCGGGCCCAGCACGTTCCGCGATGCGACCGGCTTCGGCGTCGACCAGTACGCCGCGCCGGCCAACTGGACCCGCCCGGCCGCGCGCAACACGCTGTGGGGCGTCGACTTCGTCAGCACCCGGGCCCGCTACCTGAATGCGACGAACCTGCTGGAGCAGGCCGCGCTCGACCGCTATCTGTTCGTCCGCGACGCCTATCTGGGACGCCGCCGCGCCCTCCTCGACCAGGGCAAGGAAGCACCCCTGCCGGACTACGGCAAGGACGATGGCAACACGGGCAAATGA
- the shc gene encoding squalene--hopene cyclase: MRYETFRAAAQAGAIEAERTRTARARLQPAIDGALAALLADQRADGHWVYELEADVTIPAEYVLMVHYLGETPDAELERKIARYLRNRQGEHGGWPLFHGGAFDPSASVKAYFALKMIGDPPDAPHMARAREAIRAHGGAERSNVFTRMLLALFGEMPWTAVPVMPVEIALLPRWSPFHLAKVSYWTRTVLTPLLVLGALRPRAKNPRELGVSELFLAPPDGLGLAPRAPHQGRLWFALFRTLESQMRLLAPRLPARVRRRALEQAAAFVRARLNGEHGLGAIFPAMVNAVQMLDVLGHTPEAATARRAIDRLLVDHGDEAYCQPCLSPVWDTALMCHALLETGEPAAVDAARRGLDWLLPLQILDTSGDWAVRRPGLRPGGWAFQYENACYPDVDDTAVVAMAMHRAAYLEPRPVPDRYLEAVARAREWIVGMQSRGGGWGAFEADNTHHYLNHIPFADHGALLDPPTADVSARCLSMLAQLEPGACAHRRSPAARALGWLLRQQERNGSWYGRWGVNYVYGTWCALCALAAAGLPSDAPPVVRATRWLAFVQNPDGGWGEGGESYWLDYDRHAWAPSTASQTAWALLGLMAAGAVDTPAVARGIAWLVDRQRPDGLWDEPQHTATGFPRVFYLRYHGYARYFPLWALARYRNLRAGGSGRVAFGM, from the coding sequence ATGCGGTACGAGACTTTCCGGGCGGCGGCCCAGGCCGGCGCCATCGAAGCCGAACGGACGCGGACGGCCAGAGCGCGCCTGCAGCCCGCCATCGACGGGGCGCTCGCGGCCCTGCTGGCCGATCAGCGTGCGGACGGGCACTGGGTCTACGAACTGGAAGCGGACGTCACCATCCCGGCCGAATACGTGCTGATGGTCCACTACCTGGGCGAAACACCGGATGCCGAACTGGAGCGCAAGATCGCCCGCTACCTGCGTAACCGGCAGGGCGAACACGGCGGCTGGCCCTTGTTCCATGGCGGCGCGTTCGACCCGAGCGCCAGCGTGAAAGCCTATTTCGCCCTCAAGATGATCGGCGATCCGCCGGACGCGCCCCATATGGCGCGGGCGCGCGAAGCGATCCGCGCGCACGGCGGCGCCGAGCGGAGCAATGTGTTTACGCGCATGCTGCTGGCGCTGTTCGGCGAGATGCCGTGGACTGCCGTGCCCGTGATGCCGGTGGAAATCGCGCTGCTGCCGCGCTGGTCGCCGTTCCACCTGGCTAAGGTTTCGTACTGGACGCGTACGGTCCTGACGCCGCTGCTCGTGCTGGGCGCGCTGCGGCCGCGCGCCAAGAATCCGCGCGAATTGGGTGTGAGCGAGCTCTTCCTCGCGCCGCCGGACGGCCTCGGGCTGGCGCCGCGCGCGCCGCACCAGGGCCGCCTGTGGTTCGCGCTGTTCCGCACGCTCGAATCACAGATGCGCCTGCTCGCGCCGCGCCTGCCGGCGCGCGTGCGCCGGCGCGCGCTCGAGCAGGCGGCCGCGTTCGTGCGCGCGCGCCTGAACGGCGAGCATGGCCTGGGCGCCATCTTCCCCGCGATGGTCAATGCCGTGCAGATGCTCGACGTGCTGGGCCACACGCCCGAGGCCGCCACCGCGCGGCGCGCGATCGACCGGCTGCTCGTCGACCATGGCGACGAAGCGTATTGCCAGCCCTGCCTGTCGCCCGTGTGGGACACCGCGCTGATGTGCCATGCGCTGCTGGAAACGGGCGAGCCCGCGGCGGTCGATGCGGCGCGCCGCGGGCTCGACTGGCTGCTGCCGTTGCAAATCCTCGACACGTCCGGCGACTGGGCGGTGCGCCGGCCCGGCTTGCGTCCCGGCGGCTGGGCGTTCCAGTATGAGAACGCGTGTTATCCCGACGTCGACGACACGGCCGTCGTGGCGATGGCGATGCACCGGGCGGCGTACCTCGAACCGCGGCCGGTGCCGGACCGCTATCTGGAGGCTGTCGCCCGCGCCCGCGAGTGGATCGTCGGCATGCAGAGCCGCGGGGGCGGCTGGGGCGCGTTCGAGGCCGACAACACGCACCACTACCTGAACCACATCCCGTTCGCCGACCATGGCGCGCTGCTCGACCCGCCGACGGCGGACGTGTCGGCACGCTGCCTTTCGATGCTGGCCCAGCTGGAGCCGGGCGCATGCGCGCACCGCCGTTCGCCGGCCGCGCGCGCACTGGGCTGGCTCCTGCGCCAGCAGGAACGGAACGGCAGCTGGTATGGACGCTGGGGCGTGAACTATGTCTACGGCACCTGGTGCGCGTTGTGCGCCCTGGCCGCCGCCGGCCTGCCGTCCGATGCGCCACCCGTGGTGCGCGCCACCCGCTGGCTGGCGTTCGTCCAGAATCCGGATGGGGGCTGGGGCGAGGGCGGCGAGAGCTACTGGCTCGACTACGACCGCCACGCGTGGGCGCCGTCGACGGCATCCCAGACCGCGTGGGCGCTGCTGGGTCTGATGGCGGCCGGCGCCGTCGACACCCCGGCCGTCGCGCGCGGCATCGCCTGGCTCGTCGACCGTCAACGGCCGGACGGCTTGTGGGACGAACCGCAGCACACGGCGACGGGCTTCCCCCGCGTGTTCTACCTGCGCTACCACGGCTACGCCCGCTATTTCCCGCTGTGGGCGCTGGCGCGCTACCGCAACCTGCGCGCGGGCGGCAGCGGCCGGGTGGCGTTCGGGATGTGA
- a CDS encoding MlaC/ttg2D family ABC transporter substrate-binding protein, giving the protein MKPTTCLLTLVLSIPAAYAQQVDIRRPEQMLKDTIDKVMGAIRNDPAARAGDPERTLQIVRSDFLPATDFMLTTQYAVGSAWAQATPAQRDALFQEFQTLLARTYAIQLTQLQQENTQFRYAPAARPAANANDAVVRTTVITGGDAMPIDYRMHRTATGWKIYDINMMGAWMIQVYRQQFAPRLASGGIDGLIKYLAAHNRGP; this is encoded by the coding sequence ATGAAGCCGACAACCTGTTTGCTGACGCTGGTCCTGTCCATCCCGGCCGCCTATGCCCAGCAGGTGGACATCCGTCGGCCGGAACAAATGCTCAAGGACACCATCGACAAGGTCATGGGCGCCATCCGCAACGACCCCGCCGCGCGGGCCGGCGACCCCGAGCGGACGCTCCAGATCGTCCGCAGCGATTTCCTGCCCGCCACGGACTTCATGCTGACGACGCAGTACGCCGTCGGCAGCGCGTGGGCGCAGGCGACGCCGGCCCAGCGTGACGCCTTGTTCCAGGAATTCCAGACCCTGCTGGCCCGCACTTACGCCATCCAGCTGACGCAGCTCCAGCAGGAGAACACGCAATTCCGCTACGCGCCTGCCGCCCGCCCCGCGGCAAACGCCAACGACGCCGTCGTCAGGACGACCGTGATCACAGGCGGCGACGCGATGCCGATCGACTACCGGATGCACCGGACGGCCACGGGATGGAAGATCTACGACATCAACATGATGGGCGCGTGGATGATCCAGGTGTACCGCCAGCAGTTCGCGCCTCGGCTGGCGTCCGGGGGCATCGACGGTTTGATCAAATACCTGGCGGCTCATAATCGCGGACCTTGA
- the hpnK gene encoding hopanoid biosynthesis-associated protein HpnK has translation MNPGTAGLIVTADDFGLHPSVNEAVERAHAKGILTAASLMVGASAAGDAIARARALPGLRVGLHLVLADGPSVLPPRAIPDLVDGSGQFGARMVRDGMRYFCLPRVRRQLAAEIRAQFEAYAASGLALDHVNAHKHFHLHPTILSLILGIGREFGLRAVRLPRETGPPPWLRPWLALLAARLDAAGIAHNDYVIGIRESGRFDEQALLAALDRLPAAGIVDIYLHPALDQGAAIAPSMRGYRHADEFAALVSPRVRARCDALRAGGWRVGGYADLVITGPSVDAADAHAAVHGRAGP, from the coding sequence ATGAATCCCGGTACGGCCGGCCTGATCGTGACCGCCGACGACTTCGGCCTGCACCCCAGTGTGAACGAGGCCGTCGAGCGCGCGCATGCGAAAGGCATCCTGACGGCCGCCAGCCTGATGGTGGGCGCGTCCGCGGCCGGGGACGCGATCGCCCGCGCACGCGCCTTGCCGGGGCTGCGCGTCGGGCTGCATCTCGTGCTGGCCGACGGACCATCCGTGTTGCCGCCGCGGGCCATTCCCGATCTCGTCGACGGGAGCGGCCAGTTCGGCGCCCGCATGGTACGCGACGGCATGCGTTATTTCTGCCTGCCGCGCGTGCGCCGCCAGCTCGCAGCGGAGATCCGCGCCCAGTTCGAAGCGTACGCCGCCAGCGGCCTGGCGCTCGACCACGTCAATGCGCACAAGCATTTCCACCTGCATCCGACGATCCTGTCGCTCATCCTCGGTATCGGCCGCGAATTCGGCCTGCGCGCCGTGCGGCTGCCGCGCGAGACGGGACCGCCGCCGTGGCTGCGTCCATGGCTGGCGCTGCTGGCAGCAAGACTGGACGCGGCGGGCATCGCCCACAACGACTACGTGATCGGCATCCGCGAGTCGGGCCGCTTCGACGAGCAGGCCCTGCTGGCCGCGCTGGACCGCCTGCCGGCAGCGGGCATCGTCGACATCTACCTGCATCCGGCGCTCGACCAGGGTGCGGCGATCGCGCCGTCGATGCGCGGCTACCGTCACGCGGACGAATTCGCCGCCCTCGTCTCGCCGCGCGTGCGCGCCAGATGCGACGCGTTGCGCGCGGGAGGCTGGCGTGTCGGCGGGTATGCCGACCTCGTCATCACGGGCCCGTCCGTCGACGCCGCAGACGCCCACGCCGCCGTGCACGGCCGCGCCGGCCCATGA
- a CDS encoding phosphorylase family protein, producing MADAAGTRVLAVCGMPFEAAIAAGPGVVTVCGPGPWRIAQRLHDVLDDAAAGRWAGILSFGCAGGLDPQLPCGSCVVAVGVLTPDGPVAADPDWTGALLARLPGAHAAALAGVDAPLATRAAKAQLWRTSGAVAADMESHAAALAARRHGLPFAACRVVLDPAWRSVPACALAGMDAAGAAPPVLPVLRALASEPGQLASLCALARDAWVARRELRRARARLGAALGWPAR from the coding sequence GTGGCGGACGCGGCGGGCACGCGCGTGCTGGCCGTCTGCGGGATGCCGTTCGAGGCGGCGATCGCGGCCGGGCCCGGCGTCGTGACCGTGTGCGGACCGGGGCCGTGGCGGATCGCGCAGAGGCTGCACGATGTCCTTGACGACGCGGCCGCGGGACGGTGGGCCGGCATCCTGAGCTTCGGCTGCGCGGGCGGGCTCGACCCGCAGCTCCCGTGCGGCAGCTGCGTCGTGGCCGTGGGCGTGCTGACGCCGGACGGCCCCGTCGCGGCCGACCCGGACTGGACGGGCGCGCTGCTGGCCCGCCTGCCCGGTGCCCATGCGGCGGCGCTGGCCGGGGTCGATGCGCCGCTCGCGACCCGCGCCGCGAAGGCACAGCTGTGGCGCACGTCCGGTGCCGTCGCCGCCGACATGGAATCGCATGCCGCCGCGCTGGCCGCGCGCCGGCACGGCTTGCCGTTCGCCGCGTGCCGCGTGGTGCTCGATCCGGCCTGGCGCAGCGTGCCCGCGTGCGCGCTGGCCGGGATGGACGCCGCGGGGGCGGCGCCGCCCGTGCTGCCCGTGCTGCGTGCGCTGGCGAGCGAGCCGGGGCAGCTCGCGTCGTTGTGCGCGCTGGCCCGCGACGCATGGGTGGCGCGGCGGGAACTGCGGCGCGCGCGCGCACGGCTCGGCGCCGCGTTGGGATGGCCGGCGCGGTGA